In Bacteroidales bacterium, the following are encoded in one genomic region:
- a CDS encoding molybdenum cofactor guanylyltransferase — translation MKTKISYQNISAAILAGGTNSRFNGRIKSLVPFHNKPIMEHQTEVLKSLFPEILLITNSPDRFANYKDLIIYTDIIPHKGPLSGIHTALKKSGHDQVFIVAGDMPFINGNTIAGQIRTAGKEKYEAIIPRVNKNIEPLHGVYHKSGLDKLEALLQSDKPSSVKKFLKTINTFYWETDDETPFININTPEELNRYEKGEHHKNRER, via the coding sequence GTGAAAACAAAAATATCATACCAAAACATTTCCGCCGCTATACTCGCCGGAGGCACCAACAGCCGCTTTAACGGCAGGATAAAATCCCTGGTGCCTTTTCATAACAAGCCTATAATGGAACACCAGACAGAGGTATTGAAGAGTCTCTTCCCCGAAATATTACTCATCACCAATTCCCCCGATAGATTCGCAAACTATAAGGACCTTATCATCTATACTGATATCATTCCTCATAAAGGGCCATTGTCCGGCATTCATACTGCCCTGAAAAAATCAGGTCATGATCAGGTATTCATTGTAGCCGGAGACATGCCATTCATCAATGGAAACACCATTGCCGGTCAAATCAGGACTGCAGGAAAAGAAAAATATGAGGCCATTATCCCCAGGGTGAACAAAAACATTGAACCGCTTCACGGTGTTTACCATAAAAGCGGGCTTGATAAACTTGAAGCCTTGCTTCAATCCGACAAGCCATCATCGGTAAAAAAATTTCTGAAAACCATTAATACCTTTTATTGGGAAACAGATGACGAAACACCATTCATCAATATCAACACACCTGAAGAACTGAACCGTTATGAAAAAGGTGAACATCACAAGAATAGAGAACGGTAA
- a CDS encoding formate dehydrogenase accessory sulfurtransferase FdhD, whose product MKKVNITRIENGKRKQKEDHVIKEVTLKVVINGKETLTLPCSGNYVNEMITGYLYTNGYISTPGDIRSLDYHMESRTASVSLEKSKSLMDGFEDSAGIELSSSQILEFMDTFSGLSEQFRMTGAVHTAAMATQNGIQKHFDDIGRHNAIDKLIGYGVTNNEPFSDKCLLLTCRMSQSIISKVISAGFPMVVSTSPPTDKALEMAKENNIAMAGFARGKRMNIYNGEESFL is encoded by the coding sequence ATGAAAAAGGTGAACATCACAAGAATAGAGAACGGTAAAAGAAAACAGAAGGAAGATCATGTCATAAAGGAGGTGACTTTAAAGGTGGTAATAAACGGCAAAGAAACGCTCACTCTTCCTTGTTCAGGTAATTATGTTAATGAGATGATCACCGGATATCTATACACCAATGGCTATATCAGCACCCCAGGAGATATCAGGTCGCTGGATTACCACATGGAAAGCCGGACCGCCTCGGTGAGCCTTGAAAAAAGCAAAAGCCTCATGGATGGCTTTGAAGATAGTGCAGGCATAGAATTATCCAGTTCGCAAATACTGGAATTCATGGATACATTTTCGGGGCTTTCGGAACAGTTCAGGATGACCGGGGCTGTCCACACGGCTGCAATGGCCACTCAAAACGGTATCCAGAAACATTTTGACGACATTGGCCGCCACAATGCCATCGACAAGCTTATCGGGTATGGTGTGACAAATAACGAACCCTTTTCGGACAAGTGCTTGCTGCTCACCTGCCGGATGTCTCAAAGCATCATCTCCAAAGTGATCAGTGCAGGGTTCCCGATGGTGGTTTCAACCAGCCCGCCAACCGATAAGGCGCTGGAAATGGCAAAGGAGAACAACATTGCTATGGCCGGCTTTGCCCGCGGCAAGCGGATGAACATCTACAATGGAGAAGAATCTTTTCTTTAA